A single region of the Pararhodospirillum photometricum DSM 122 genome encodes:
- a CDS encoding YgfZ/GcvT domain-containing protein codes for MNDSEAVFCPMPERAVLRVAGAEARVFLQGLVSADVTRLTPGASLWGAFLTPQGRYLHDFFLVAAGEDVLLETEAARLPDLAQRLSRYRLRRAVTLDPLDWRVGVVVGCPSFAALDLQALPGLTRPLPAGGRAFVDPRLAAAGVRLLLAPGDAPPPGLGTGTAADWHAQRLSLGLPDGAADLEVEKALLLENGFEELGGVSFTKGCYLGQEMTARTHYRGLIRRRLVPVVVEGPLPAPGTLVQDEAGEEVGVVRSGQGEVALAFLRLEALERPLWAGVARVTPRVPAWMKSE; via the coding sequence ATGAACGACAGCGAGGCGGTTTTTTGTCCGATGCCGGAGCGCGCGGTGCTGCGGGTGGCCGGGGCCGAGGCCCGGGTGTTTTTGCAAGGCCTGGTCAGCGCCGATGTCACCCGCCTAACCCCGGGGGCCAGCCTGTGGGGCGCGTTTCTCACCCCCCAGGGCCGCTATCTCCATGATTTCTTTCTGGTGGCCGCCGGTGAGGACGTGTTGCTGGAGACCGAGGCGGCCCGCCTGCCCGATCTGGCCCAGCGCCTGAGCCGCTATCGCCTGCGCCGCGCCGTGACCTTGGACCCCCTGGACTGGCGGGTCGGGGTCGTCGTGGGCTGCCCGTCGTTTGCCGCGCTTGATCTCCAGGCCCTGCCCGGTCTGACCCGCCCCCTGCCGGCCGGGGGCCGCGCCTTTGTCGATCCCCGGCTGGCCGCCGCTGGGGTCCGGCTACTGCTGGCCCCGGGAGACGCGCCCCCCCCCGGCCTTGGCACCGGCACGGCCGCCGATTGGCACGCCCAGCGCCTGAGCCTGGGTCTGCCCGATGGCGCCGCCGACTTGGAAGTGGAAAAGGCGCTGTTGCTGGAAAACGGCTTCGAGGAATTGGGGGGGGTGTCGTTCACCAAGGGCTGTTATCTGGGCCAGGAGATGACGGCGCGGACCCATTATCGAGGGCTCATCCGTCGCCGGCTTGTGCCTGTTGTGGTCGAGGGGCCGCTGCCGGCGCCGGGAACGCTGGTGCAAGACGAGGCGGGCGAGGAGGTGGGGGTGGTGCGCTCGGGGCAGGGGGAGGTGGCGCTGGCTTTTTTGCGCTTGGAGGCCTTGGAGCGTCCGTTGTGGGCTGGTGTGGCTCGGGTAACGCCGCGCGTTCCGGCGTGGATGAAAAGCGAGTAA
- a CDS encoding radical SAM protein has protein sequence MADPWADLDETVLLVAPERGRVFRLIRPGPGRDNTLLLTEACDQACLFCAQPPRPRHHAFWDLYRTAVRLAPAGAVIGLTGGEPLLLKDSLFSWVLDCHAERPDLGFHLLTNAQGVTAADVPTLRALAGWVLWGVPLCGPDAASHDAMVRKAGAWDRLLESLDFLAQTGAAVELRTVLAAPTLVRLPRLADFVARHLPWVETWALMHMEAQGLARRFWESLAVAPEDAFDTLGPALSIAQTAGLPISLYNFPRCLVPEAWRPLAVASISDWKRAYGPECEACSERPGCSGFFASNPPPGGFPS, from the coding sequence ATGGCGGATCCTTGGGCTGACCTCGACGAAACCGTTCTCCTGGTTGCACCGGAGCGAGGCCGGGTGTTTCGCCTTATTCGTCCGGGGCCAGGACGGGATAACACGCTGTTGCTGACCGAAGCGTGCGATCAGGCGTGTTTGTTTTGCGCCCAGCCGCCGCGCCCGCGTCATCACGCCTTTTGGGATCTCTATCGGACAGCAGTGCGCTTGGCTCCGGCTGGTGCGGTCATTGGGTTGACCGGCGGTGAGCCCTTGCTGCTCAAGGATTCGCTTTTTTCTTGGGTATTGGACTGTCATGCCGAGCGGCCTGACCTCGGATTTCACCTTCTCACCAACGCTCAGGGGGTGACCGCTGCCGATGTCCCCACCTTGCGGGCTCTGGCGGGCTGGGTGCTGTGGGGCGTGCCCCTGTGTGGCCCTGATGCAGCCAGCCACGACGCCATGGTGCGCAAAGCTGGGGCTTGGGATCGCCTTTTGGAGTCCCTGGATTTCTTGGCGCAAACAGGTGCGGCCGTCGAACTGCGCACGGTGCTTGCGGCGCCAACGCTGGTTAGGCTCCCGCGCTTGGCCGATTTTGTAGCCCGGCATCTACCTTGGGTCGAGACGTGGGCCCTTATGCATATGGAGGCCCAGGGCCTTGCTCGGCGCTTTTGGGAGAGTCTGGCAGTTGCCCCTGAGGATGCCTTCGACACCCTGGGGCCTGCTTTGAGCATCGCTCAGACAGCCGGCCTGCCCATCTCCCTCTACAACTTTCCCCGCTGCCTCGTTCCTGAGGCTTGGCGTCCGTTGGCGGTGGCTTCGATTTCCGACTGGAAGCGTGCGTATGGACCCGAGTGCGAGGCTTGCTCCGAGCGCCCCGGGTGCAGCGGCTTCTTTGCCTCCAATCCCCCCCCCGGAGGGTTTCCCTCATGA
- the hypD gene encoding hydrogenase formation protein HypD, whose translation MSLSPVDAFREAPRVRALAQTLARRVQPGRTYRLMEFCGGHTHAIAHHGLPDLLPPAIELIHGPGCPVCVLPVARLEQALHAARLPGVILATYADLMRVPGVRGLTLMRARAEGADVRMVASPLDVLSLARAHPERVVIFMAIGFETTAPATALMLQAARTQGLANLRVLCNHVLTPAALGAILADDGGARPDGILGPAHVATVIGAQAFRPFAEDAPAGRGVPITIAGFEPVDMLLAIDRLIERLNAGEVAVDNACPRVVAEAGNPKAREALAQVFCRRETFDWRGFGAVPHSALRLAPDWAAFDAEACFDLPDPVAPDPPGCACADIVRGRRRPGQCPLFGRLCTPDTPQGACMVSTEGACAAHWTHGRFRDLPAFGAPA comes from the coding sequence ATGAGTTTGTCCCCGGTTGATGCCTTCCGCGAGGCGCCGCGCGTCCGTGCCCTGGCCCAAACCCTGGCCCGGCGCGTCCAGCCCGGCCGAACCTACCGGCTGATGGAGTTTTGTGGCGGCCACACCCACGCCATCGCCCACCACGGCCTGCCCGACCTGCTGCCGCCGGCCATTGAGCTGATCCACGGTCCGGGCTGCCCGGTGTGCGTGCTGCCGGTGGCGCGCCTTGAGCAGGCGCTGCATGCCGCTCGCCTGCCCGGGGTGATCCTGGCGACCTATGCCGACTTGATGCGGGTGCCGGGGGTGCGGGGTCTGACCCTGATGCGGGCCCGCGCTGAGGGGGCGGATGTGCGCATGGTCGCCTCGCCGTTGGATGTGTTGAGCTTGGCCCGCGCCCATCCCGAGCGGGTGGTGATCTTCATGGCCATCGGCTTCGAGACCACGGCGCCAGCCACGGCCTTGATGCTCCAGGCGGCACGGACCCAGGGGCTCGCCAATCTTCGGGTGCTGTGCAACCACGTTTTGACCCCGGCGGCGCTGGGCGCCATCTTGGCCGACGACGGCGGCGCCCGGCCCGATGGCATTTTGGGCCCGGCCCACGTCGCGACCGTCATCGGCGCCCAGGCCTTTCGGCCTTTTGCCGAGGACGCGCCGGCCGGACGCGGCGTGCCCATCACCATCGCCGGCTTCGAGCCGGTGGACATGCTGCTGGCCATCGATCGCCTGATCGAGCGGCTCAACGCCGGGGAGGTGGCGGTGGATAACGCCTGTCCCCGGGTGGTAGCCGAGGCCGGCAATCCCAAGGCGCGCGAGGCCCTGGCCCAGGTGTTCTGCCGGCGCGAGACCTTCGACTGGCGGGGCTTTGGCGCCGTGCCTCACTCGGCGCTCAGGCTGGCGCCGGACTGGGCGGCGTTTGATGCCGAGGCGTGCTTCGACCTCCCCGACCCCGTGGCCCCGGACCCGCCGGGCTGTGCGTGCGCCGACATCGTGCGCGGGCGGCGCCGTCCCGGGCAGTGCCCGCTGTTTGGCCGGCTGTGCACCCCGGACACCCCGCAAGGGGCCTGCATGGTCTCGACCGAGGGGGCGTGTGCTGCCCATTGGACCCACGGCCGTTTCCGCGACCTTCCCGCCTTTGGAGCCCCCGCATGA
- the hypE gene encoding hydrogenase expression/formation protein HypE — MSAALPPARRAPLGPPLDLVHGVVERGHGGGGRTMVHLVETLFRAAFTNPALDAGNDHAVLARPAGRVVVSTDAHVVSPLFFPGGBIGSLSVHGTLNDVAMAGAVPIALSAAFILEEGFPLADLARIVASMAEAAREAGVPIVTGDTKVVERGHGDGVFITTTGVGVVAEDLDIRGDRAQPGDVVVVSGPIGAHGVAILSQREGLSFETPVVSDSQSLHDLVAALVAAVPDIHVLRDPTRGGVAATLNEIADQSGAGMVLEQEAIPVAPGVAGVCELLGLDPLTLACEGRLLALCAEADAPALMAALTAHPKGREARIIGRVVADPHRFVRLITPFGGQRLVDWLSGDQLPRIC, encoded by the coding sequence ATGAGCGCTGCCCTTCCGCCTGCCCGCCGTGCCCCCCTGGGGCCGCCGCTCGATCTGGTGCACGGGGTCGTTGAACGCGGCCACGGCGGCGGCGGGCGCACCATGGTCCATCTGGTCGAGACCTTGTTTCGCGCCGCCTTCACCAACCCGGCCCTTGATGCCGGCAACGACCACGCGGTTCTTGCCCGGCCGGCCGGGCGGGTGGTGGTGAGCACCGATGCGCACGTGGTCTCGCCCCTGTTCTTTCCCGGGGGGRATATCGGCAGCCTGTCGGTGCATGGCACCTTGAACGACGTGGCCATGGCCGGTGCCGTGCCGATCGCCTTGTCGGCGGCCTTCATTCTGGAGGAGGGCTTTCCCCTCGCCGACCTGGCCCGCATCGTCGCCAGCATGGCCGAGGCAGCGCGCGAGGCCGGGGTGCCCATCGTCACCGGCGACACCAAGGTGGTCGAGCGCGGCCACGGCGACGGGGTGTTCATCACCACCACCGGGGTTGGCGTGGTGGCCGAGGACCTCGACATTCGCGGCGACCGCGCCCAGCCCGGCGATGTGGTGGTGGTCTCGGGCCCGATCGGCGCCCACGGGGTGGCCATTCTCAGCCAGCGCGAGGGCCTGTCCTTCGAGACCCCGGTGGTCAGTGACAGCCAGTCCCTTCACGACCTTGTGGCCGCTCTGGTTGCCGCCGTGCCCGACATCCACGTGCTGCGCGACCCGACCCGGGGCGGTGTGGCGGCGACCTTGAACGAAATCGCCGACCAGTCCGGGGCCGGCATGGTGCTGGAGCAAGAGGCAATCCCGGTGGCGCCCGGGGTGGCCGGGGTGTGCGAGCTGCTGGGCCTCGACCCCCTGACCCTGGCCTGCGAGGGCCGCCTGCTGGCGCTGTGCGCCGAGGCCGATGCCCCGGCCCTGATGGCTGCCCTTACCGCCCACCCCAAGGGCCGCGAGGCCCGGATCATCGGCCGGGTGGTCGCCGATCCTCATCGCTTCGTCCGCCTGATCACCCCTTTCGGTGGCCAGCGGCTGGTGGACTGGTTGTCTGGAGACCAATTGCCCCGCATCTGTTAA
- a CDS encoding glycosyltransferase, giving the protein MRIAIFDDGISYDGTTAETQALGGVERAVIALARAFSGLGHEVTVLNRCPGEQVIDGVHWRPLPEDWASEPPLAATDALIAVRDPALLAGAAEAGARVLWALAAPAYLGTASARGVLQVLRPALVVPSLASYNALPVGGATVIVPGVEAVFHPDPAGVPADPPVAVVTTHPAHGLAELLDLWRLMIHPAVPTARLHIYSSVLYRGLTAALPLPPALRTVADSALALAARGVEVRAPLPAAGMARVYREARVHLYPGHAQDMVGWTLADSQACGLPAVARMRGAAGERLVNGQTGYLVPDDEALANVAIQLLSHEGMWRVQAEEAARPERRRSWEAVARAFERLMM; this is encoded by the coding sequence ATGCGCATCGCCATTTTTGACGACGGGATCAGCTACGACGGCACCACCGCCGAGACCCAGGCGCTGGGCGGCGTGGAACGTGCCGTGATTGCCTTGGCCCGCGCCTTCAGCGGGCTGGGCCACGAGGTGACGGTGCTCAACCGCTGCCCCGGGGAACAGGTGATCGACGGCGTGCATTGGCGGCCCTTGCCCGAGGACTGGGCCAGCGAGCCGCCCCTGGCCGCGACCGATGCCCTGATCGCCGTGCGCGATCCCGCCTTGCTGGCCGGGGCCGCCGAGGCCGGGGCCCGGGTGTTGTGGGCCCTGGCCGCCCCGGCCTATCTGGGCACGGCCAGCGCGCGCGGGGTGCTTCAGGTGCTGCGCCCGGCCCTGGTCGTGCCCAGCCTCGCCAGTTACAACGCCTTGCCAGTGGGCGGCGCCACGGTGATCGTGCCCGGGGTCGAGGCGGTGTTTCACCCCGATCCCGCCGGGGTGCCCGCCGATCCCCCGGTTGCTGTGGTCACCACCCATCCGGCCCACGGGCTGGCCGAGCTTTTAGACCTCTGGCGCCTGATGATCCATCCGGCGGTTCCGACGGCGCGGCTGCACATTTACTCGTCCGTGCTGTATCGCGGCCTCACCGCCGCCCTGCCGCTGCCCCCGGCCTTGAGGACCGTGGCCGACAGCGCCCTGGCCCTGGCGGCGCGGGGCGTCGAGGTGCGGGCGCCGTTGCCGGCGGCGGGCATGGCCCGGGTGTATCGGGAGGCGCGGGTTCACCTCTATCCCGGCCATGCCCAGGACATGGTGGGCTGGACCCTGGCAGACTCCCAGGCCTGCGGCCTGCCGGCGGTGGCCCGGATGCGCGGCGCGGCGGGGGAGCGGCTGGTGAATGGTCAGACCGGCTATCTGGTGCCCGACGACGAGGCCCTGGCCAATGTGGCCATCCAGCTTCTCAGCCACGAAGGGATGTGGCGGGTCCAGGCCGAGGAGGCGGCGCGGCCCGAGCGGCGCCGGTCGTGGGAGGCGGTGGCCCGGGCGTTTGAGCGGCTGATGATGTGA
- a CDS encoding sigma-54 interaction domain-containing protein, protein MTAQPPRPLMSSASPGPGFARLLHAPDSPLTEVIAVAHKIAVFDIPVLLTGESGTGKELLARAIHDASPRAGGAFVVENCGALPDPLLESELFGCRKGAFTGAHEDRIGLFEQANGGTIFLDEIGETSPAFQVKLLRVLQEGEIRPLGASVTRKVNVRVLTATNRDLEEEVRDRRFRRDLYYRLAGFPIHLPALRHRPGDLPLLAEAFARHASSALNKPVAGLTPEALARLARHDWPGNVRELYNEIQRMVALAESPWLDPSLFSPTLALAGDPDPTPVVGTTGTLRTRVERFEAEIIDEALERHNGNISRVARDLGLSRVGLRGKMLRYGLAGGREEEGEGWGGQAPPDPSDLQKR, encoded by the coding sequence TTGACCGCCCAGCCGCCGCGCCCCTTGATGTCGTCCGCCTCGCCCGGCCCGGGCTTCGCGCGTTTGTTGCACGCCCCGGACAGTCCCTTGACCGAGGTGATCGCTGTTGCGCACAAGATCGCGGTGTTCGATATCCCGGTGCTGCTGACCGGCGAAAGCGGCACCGGCAAGGAACTTCTGGCCCGCGCCATCCATGACGCCTCGCCGCGGGCGGGCGGGGCCTTTGTGGTGGAAAACTGCGGCGCCCTGCCCGATCCCTTGCTGGAAAGCGAGCTGTTTGGCTGCCGCAAGGGGGCGTTCACCGGGGCCCACGAGGACCGCATCGGCCTGTTTGAGCAGGCCAACGGCGGCACCATCTTTCTCGACGAAATCGGCGAAACCTCGCCGGCTTTTCAAGTCAAACTGCTGCGCGTGCTCCAGGAGGGCGAGATCCGGCCGCTCGGCGCCAGCGTGACCCGCAAGGTCAATGTCCGGGTTCTGACCGCCACCAATCGCGATCTGGAAGAGGAAGTGCGCGATCGCCGCTTCCGCCGCGATCTCTATTATCGTCTGGCCGGCTTTCCCATCCACCTGCCGGCCCTGCGTCACCGCCCGGGCGACTTGCCCTTGCTGGCCGAGGCCTTTGCCCGCCACGCCTCCAGCGCCCTCAACAAGCCGGTGGCCGGCCTCACCCCCGAGGCTCTGGCTCGTTTGGCTCGTCACGACTGGCCCGGTAACGTGCGCGAACTCTATAACGAGATCCAGCGCATGGTGGCCCTGGCCGAGAGTCCCTGGCTTGACCCCAGCCTGTTTTCCCCCACCTTGGCCTTGGCCGGCGATCCCGACCCGACGCCTGTCGTCGGGACCACGGGCACCTTGCGCACCCGGGTGGAGCGCTTTGAGGCGGAGATCATCGACGAGGCCCTGGAACGCCACAACGGCAACATCAGCCGGGTGGCGCGCGACCTCGGCCTGTCGCGTGTTGGGCTGCGTGGCAAGATGTTGCGCTATGGTTTGGCGGGAGGCCGTGAGGAAGAAGGGGAAGGCTGGGGAGGCCAAGCCCCGCCAGACCCCTCGGACCTCCAAAAAAGATGA
- a CDS encoding radical SAM protein, translating into MTSLFSYRFQPFHDEILFSNDAGDFFSSSSDFLDRIVRQDLGEPDQLFLKERGFAFDEVGDFYWNSQRRRLARKKHVSRTLSYVVVVPTLRCDLDCCYCQASRAPLSASEADWSSDTLARFLAFLDSLPGDRMLIEFQGGEPTLRLDLVEAVIAHARRRFRETHFVLCSNLARGADVVRPLLAAADVSLSTSLDGPPDLQQKKPNPDSGADAGFFSGF; encoded by the coding sequence TTGACATCGCTTTTTTCTTATCGTTTTCAGCCATTTCATGATGAAATACTATTTAGTAATGATGCGGGTGATTTTTTCAGTTCTTCGTCTGATTTTTTAGATCGTATCGTTCGCCAGGACCTGGGGGAGCCCGATCAACTTTTTTTAAAAGAACGCGGCTTTGCTTTTGACGAAGTGGGTGATTTTTACTGGAATAGTCAACGGCGCCGTCTAGCTCGCAAAAAGCATGTTTCCCGTACCTTGTCATATGTGGTGGTCGTTCCCACCCTCCGGTGTGACTTGGATTGTTGCTATTGTCAGGCCAGCCGGGCCCCGCTGTCCGCAAGCGAGGCCGACTGGTCGAGCGACACACTGGCGCGCTTTCTGGCCTTTCTCGACAGCCTCCCCGGCGACCGGATGCTGATTGAGTTTCAAGGGGGGGAGCCGACCTTGCGGCTGGACCTGGTGGAGGCGGTGATCGCCCACGCCCGACGTCGGTTCCGCGAAACCCATTTCGTGCTCTGTAGCAACTTGGCTCGGGGGGCGGACGTGGTGCGCCCGCTTCTGGCTGCTGCGGATGTCAGTCTCAGCACCTCACTGGATGGCCCACCCGATCTACAGCAAAAAAAACCGAACCCGGACTCGGGCGCGGACGCAGGCTTTTTTTCGGGCTTTTGA
- a CDS encoding peptidoglycan-binding domain-containing protein, giving the protein MVPQPNPKVERLRGNTVAFNEVVRKVQLALYAQGDYVGPIDGRLGPKTKEAIAHFEARRGLPVTGTLSDRLLDALSLS; this is encoded by the coding sequence TTGGTCCCCCAGCCCAATCCTAAAGTGGAACGGCTGCGCGGTAACACCGTCGCTTTCAACGAAGTGGTGCGAAAAGTCCAACTCGCTCTCTATGCTCAAGGCGATTATGTCGGCCCCATTGATGGACGGTTGGGGCCAAAAACCAAAGAAGCCATTGCCCACTTTGAAGCCCGGCGCGGTTTGCCGGTCACTGGGACCCTCTCCGATCGCCTGCTTGATGCCCTTTCTCTTTCGTAA
- the hypB gene encoding hydrogenase nickel incorporation protein HypB — MCTVCGCDQGGARVVTPEASQASSHDHDHGHDHGHGHGHGHGHDHDHPHDHDHHHHHDHHPADPHAARRITVERDLLAENQRFAEANRAWLARRKLLAINLLSSPGSGKTTLLVETVTRLMALPEGGVPCVVIEGDQQTSVDADRIRATGAPALQINTGKGCHLDAHTVGHALERLDPPEGALVFIENVGNLVCPAAFDLGEAKRVVLLSVTEGEDKPLKYPDIFATADLLGVTKTDLAPYVRFNQSLCVNFARRVRPGLPSLGISVESGDGLEAWITWLLTQRASLFAEGG, encoded by the coding sequence ATGTGCACGGTGTGCGGATGCGATCAAGGCGGGGCCCGCGTGGTGACGCCCGAGGCCTCTCAGGCTTCCTCTCACGATCACGATCACGGGCACGATCACGGGCACGGGCACGGGCACGGGCACGGGCACGACCATGACCACCCTCATGATCATGACCATCATCACCATCACGATCATCACCCCGCCGACCCGCACGCGGCGCGGCGCATCACCGTGGAGCGCGACCTGCTGGCGGAAAACCAGCGTTTCGCCGAGGCCAACCGGGCTTGGCTGGCCCGGCGTAAGCTGCTGGCGATCAACCTGCTGTCCAGCCCCGGCTCGGGCAAGACCACCTTGCTGGTGGAAACCGTCACCCGCCTGATGGCCTTGCCCGAGGGCGGGGTGCCCTGCGTGGTGATCGAGGGCGACCAGCAAACCTCGGTGGATGCCGACCGCATCCGCGCCACCGGCGCCCCGGCCCTGCAAATCAACACCGGCAAGGGCTGTCACCTCGACGCCCACACCGTGGGCCACGCCCTGGAGCGCCTGGATCCACCGGAGGGAGCCCTGGTGTTCATCGAGAACGTCGGCAATCTGGTGTGCCCGGCGGCTTTCGACCTGGGCGAGGCCAAGCGGGTGGTGCTGCTCTCGGTGACCGAAGGGGAGGACAAGCCCCTCAAGTACCCCGACATCTTCGCCACGGCCGATCTGCTCGGCGTGACAAAAACAGACCTTGCGCCGTATGTCCGTTTTAACCAATCTCTCTGTGTAAATTTCGCGCGCCGGGTCAGGCCCGGGCTTCCTTCGCTCGGGATCTCCGTCGAGAGCGGGGACGGGCTGGAGGCCTGGATCACGTGGCTTCTCACCCAGCGCGCAAGTCTGTTCGCCGAGGGAGGCTGA
- a CDS encoding TIR domain-containing protein, with protein sequence MNAKRVFLCHCSEDKEFVRRLAKSLDSLGIAPWLDEVEIKPGDSLFGKIGEGLASCDYLFAVVSANSITSPWVDEELRSMMYTQLKSSQVRVIPIKIDDAEMPWFLTEKKYVDFRSWYCKSSYLLAFDKLIKSFKWISSVKCKKTGLDFVKIEDGVFQYGRYKTNEYLKTFWIARFVLSYNNMILFLEDNLAWQNKSLFFNPLEITKKVRDGAGNYPAQFVPINIGLAFAEWAGFRLPSQKQWEKAARGADGRLYPWGEDWDPDKCNWGKNSDYCNVVPVDDYPEGRSPYGCFNMSGNMVEITSEIVADNERDTHYAGKGGSYMSSPATVVLNDYTPCSDWESYPHYGYRFVIAEVAADQFES encoded by the coding sequence GTGAACGCGAAGAGGGTGTTTCTGTGCCATTGTTCTGAAGACAAAGAGTTCGTAAGACGTCTCGCTAAGAGCCTTGACTCACTCGGCATTGCCCCGTGGCTCGACGAGGTCGAGATCAAGCCGGGCGACTCGCTCTTCGGCAAAATTGGGGAAGGTCTAGCATCCTGCGACTATCTTTTCGCTGTTGTATCGGCAAACTCGATCACCTCGCCGTGGGTCGACGAAGAGCTTCGGTCGATGATGTACACTCAACTGAAGAGTAGTCAGGTTCGGGTCATTCCAATCAAGATCGATGACGCGGAAATGCCCTGGTTTCTGACCGAGAAGAAGTACGTTGATTTTCGGAGTTGGTATTGCAAAAGTTCTTACCTCCTAGCATTTGATAAGCTAATTAAATCATTTAAATGGATTTCTTCGGTAAAGTGTAAGAAAACAGGCTTGGATTTTGTGAAGATTGAGGATGGTGTTTTTCAATACGGTCGGTATAAAACGAATGAATATCTAAAAACATTTTGGATTGCGCGGTTTGTGCTCAGTTATAATAATATGATTCTCTTTCTTGAAGATAACTTGGCGTGGCAGAATAAATCTCTATTTTTTAACCCGCTGGAAATAACCAAGAAAGTCAGGGACGGTGCGGGCAATTACCCCGCGCAATTTGTACCAATAAACATAGGCCTAGCCTTTGCCGAGTGGGCAGGTTTTCGACTCCCCTCCCAAAAGCAATGGGAGAAGGCAGCCCGTGGAGCCGATGGCCGCCTGTATCCTTGGGGAGAAGATTGGGATCCAGACAAGTGCAATTGGGGAAAAAATAGCGATTATTGTAATGTTGTACCAGTTGATGATTATCCAGAAGGAAGAAGTCCTTATGGGTGCTTCAATATGTCAGGGAATATGGTCGAGATAACTTCAGAGATCGTAGCAGACAATGAACGTGACACGCACTATGCCGGTAAAGGTGGTAGCTATATGAGCAGCCCGGCTACCGTCGTACTGAACGATTATACTCCTTGCTCTGACTGGGAATCCTATCCACATTATGGGTACCGATTCGTCATCGCCGAGGTTGCGGCCGACCAATTCGAAAGTTAG
- a CDS encoding HypC/HybG/HupF family hydrogenase formation chaperone translates to MCLATPARVLALLPDHQARVDIGGASRIVSLELVDAVAEGDHVLVHVGYALARLDAAEAQRTLDLIDAVQVSA, encoded by the coding sequence ATGTGCCTCGCCACCCCCGCCCGTGTTCTTGCCCTGCTGCCCGACCACCAAGCCCGGGTGGACATCGGCGGCGCCTCGCGGATCGTTTCCCTGGAGTTGGTGGACGCGGTGGCCGAGGGCGATCATGTCTTGGTGCACGTCGGCTATGCCCTAGCCCGCCTGGACGCCGCCGAGGCCCAGCGGACCTTGGACCTGATCGACGCCGTGCAGGTGTCGGCATGA